A DNA window from Rhipicephalus sanguineus isolate Rsan-2018 chromosome 8, BIME_Rsan_1.4, whole genome shotgun sequence contains the following coding sequences:
- the LOC119402280 gene encoding solute carrier family 22 member 6-B isoform X1, whose translation MVCDRSWYQALLKAAYTGASVLAIPCVGIASDKFGRRPVLLWASGLVVLSGVATCLASSFLVYALLRCLSSAACSAIEVISFILLFESTQPGPRAPYCALAICWPTLLAPIYVAALATLIKDWVMFNLMVLLPSALLLVTAGLVEESPHWLLVSLRFEDAERVAVYAARFNDEDTDRVRRRIDAIRHAATVNKPGGRAAPLLEAAKRSLAATALCGGMAYRSFVMSVAWFTLFLIYYGGLATDSKTVSRDYELAKWVVVIGNAPAMAVAYFLVKHHDHLAAIVRVMSTVGMALAFHAALVAFGLPLPLTVLIMWVKLLLNITYVVLCVETVEMFPTEMRSVGFSGAYMWGRLGATSASAIKDLEDQLTGSAKALPVALCALCLSLSSLLLVTLSNEESPDAAVMALMWNDERQKEPKH comes from the exons ATGGTCTGCGACAGGTCGTGGTACCAGGCACTCTTGAAAGCGGCGTACACAGGAG cgagtgtcttGGCCATACCATGCGTAGGCATAGCGTCGGACAAGTTCGGTCGCCGCCCCGTTCTCCTCTGGGCTTCAGGCCTGGTGGTGTTGTCGGGTGTGGCTACCTGCCTGGCGAGCTCCTTCTTAGTCTAcgctctcctacgctgcctctcgtCGGCTGCCTGCAGCGCCATAGAAGTGATCTCGTTTATTCTACTCTTCGAGAGCACACAGCCTGGACCGCGGGCGCCCTACTGTGCCCTGGCCATATGCTGGCCCACGCTGCTCGCTCCAATATACGTCGCCGCACTCGCCACCTTGATAAAG GATTGGGTCATGTTCAACTTGATGGTCCTGCTACCATCGGCGCTCCTGCTGGTGACCGCTGGGCTAGTCGAGGAATCCCCGCACTGGCTGCTCGTGAGCCTGCGCTTCGAAGATGCCGAGCGCGTCGCCGTGTACGCGGCCAGATTCAACGACGAGGACACGGACCGAGTGCGGAGGCGCATCGACGCCATCCGGCACGCAGCCACCGTGAACAAACCAGGAGGTCGAGCCGCACCGCTTCTGGAGGCTGCCAAGCGATCCCTGGCGGCTACAGCTCTGTGCGGTGGAATGGCATACCGAAGTTTCGTCATGAGCGTAGCCTG GTTCACATTGTTCCTCATTTACTACGGCGGATTGGCGACCGACAGCAAGACGGTAAGCCGCGACTACGAGCTCGCCAAGTGGGTCGTGGTGATCGGCAACGCGCCGGCGATGGCGGTCGCCTACTTCCTGGTCAAGCACCACGACCACCTTGCCGCTATCGTTCGCGTGATGTCCACGGTGGGTATGGCTCTCGCCTTCCATGCTGCTCTGGTGGCCTTTGGACTGCCGCTGCCGCTCACCGTGCTCATCATGTGGGTGAAGCTACTCCTGAACATCACCTACGTCGTTTTGTGCGTGGAAACCGTCGAGATGTTCCCGACCGAA ATGCGTAGTGTCGGCTTCTCTGGTGCCTACATGTGGGGCAGGCTGGGTGCCACTTCAGCCAGTGCCATTAAGGACCTCGAGGACCAGCTGACAGGAAGTGCCAAGGCCTTGCCGGTTGCCCTGTGTGCTCTCTGCTTGTCCCTGTCATCGCTGCTCTTGGTGACGCTAAGCAACGAGGAGTCACCTGATGCGGCAGTGATGGCACTGATGTGGAATgacgagagacagaaagaaccgAAGCACTAA